Proteins encoded by one window of Lathyrus oleraceus cultivar Zhongwan6 chromosome 1, CAAS_Psat_ZW6_1.0, whole genome shotgun sequence:
- the LOC127097316 gene encoding uncharacterized protein LOC127097316: MSHYSFFLLVLLLAYVSSSNSILNKVVEVDIICKESSDSLYCTNILNSKPGGAKGVSLIDLTDYIMDSLIANSTNTNRLITKLIYQIDNITEINYYLQCKSNFVSAYGVPVKLIHASMDLTNMQYPSMVKNIDDVMEYILQCIDSLHQHKTSALLARVVDDYRQSVQVLQIMAKYLIHG; this comes from the coding sequence ATGAGTCACTACTCTTTTTTCTTGTTGGTGCTTCTTCTTGCATATGTTTCTTCCTCCAATTCAATTTTAAATAAAGTTGTTGAAGTAGATATTATTTGCAAAGAATCCTCCGACTCATTATATTGTACGAATATTCTCAACTCAAAACCTGGAGGTGCGAAAGGTGTAAGTCTTATTGATCTCACAGATTACATAATGGATTCTCTTATTGCAAATTCAACCAACACTAATAGATTAATAACAAAATTGATTTATCAAATTGATAATATTACTGAAATAAACTATTATCTTCAATGTAAATCAAATTTTGTCAGTGCTTATGGTGTCCCTGTTAAGCTTATACATGCATCAATGGATTTGACGAACATGCAGTATCCATCCATGGTAAAAAACATAGACGATGTTATGGAATACATTCTTCAATGTATTGATAGTCTTCATCAACATAAAACCAGTGCTTTACTCGCAAGAGTTGTTGATGATTATCGACAGAGTGTACAAGTGCTTCAAATTATGGCAAAATATTTAATTCATGGATAA